CGTGCCTTCGGCCGGTGGCGGGAGGGCGAGGTCGGCCGGGTCGACCCGCGGCATGTCCACATGCAGGTCGATGCGGTCGAGCAGCGGCCCGGACAGCCGCGCCTGATAGTCGACGGCGCAGCGCGGGGCGCGCCCGCAGCCCATCACCGGATCGTCGAGGTGGCCGCAGCGGCAGGGGTTCATCGCCGCGACCAGCTGCACCCGCGCCGGATAGGTCACGTGGCCGTTGGCGCGCGACACCGTCGCGTGGCCGGATTCGAGCGGCTGGCGGAGTGCCTCCAGCACGGCGCGCGGGAACTCCGGCAGTTCGTCCAGGAACAGCACGCCGCGATGCGCGAGCGAGACCTCGCCCGGCTTAGCCCGCAACCCGCCGCCAACCAGCGCCGGGACGGATGCCGAATGGTGCGGATCGCGGAACGGCCGCCGGCGCAGCAGCACGCCGTCGCGCAGCAGTCCGGCGACGCTGTGCACCATACTGACCTCCAGCGCCTCCGCGGCGGCCAGCGGCGGCAGGATGCCGGGCAGGCGGGCCGCCAGCATCGACTTGCCGGCGCCCGGCGGTCCGCAGAACAGCAAGTTGTGGCCGCCGCTCGCCGCGACCTCCAGTGCCCGCTTGCCGCTCTCCTGGCCTTTCACGTCGCGCAGGTCGTAGCGCCAGCCGACGTCCTCGACCGGCGCCGGCGCGGGCGGCGATAGGACCTGCCGGCCCTTGAAGTGGTTGATCAGCGACAGGAGGTTCGGCGCCGCCAGCACCTCCAGGTCGCCTGCCCACGCGGCCTCGCCGCCGTTGCCGGCCGGGCAGACGATGCCGCGCCCCATGGCGACCGCGCCCATTGCCGCGGGCAGGACGCCCGCCACCGGTGCGAGGCTGCCGTCCAGACCGAGTTCGCCGAGGACGATGTAGTCGGCGACATCCTCGGGCGACAGCACCTCCATCGCCACCAGCAGTGCCAGCGCCACCGGCAGGTCGAAATGGCTGCCCTCCTTCAGGAGGTCGGCGGGGGCGAGGTTGGCCGTCACCCGCTGCGGCGGCTGCGCCAGACCCAGCGCCTCGAGGGCCGAGCGGACGCGTTCGCGGCTCTCGCCGACCGCCTTGTCCGGCAATCCCACCATCAGGAAATTTGGAAGACCCGCGCCGACATGCACCTGCACGTCGACCGGCACCACCTCGATACCCTGGAATGCCACCGTGCTGACGCGAGCGACCACGCGATTGATCCGAATGCAAATAAGACGGTCCGAATAGATTGATCTTTTGCGCCCCGCGCAACAGTGATCGGCGGCGGGGACGGCTCGTATAGCCGCCCGTTGCGCATTCGGCTTGCGTGCGTCGCAAAAACTGCTAGGCATCGCGCTTTCGAAATCGCAGAGCGAAACGTGGCTTTTGCGGGGTCCACGTCGCGGAGGACGAATCGCCCATGGAGCGACTGCTCCTCGTCGGCCGGGTCGTGGACCGGATCAATGCCGCCGTCGCGGTGGTCGCGGAATATCTCGTGCTGCTGGCGGTGCTGATCAGCGCCGGCAACGCCGTCGTCCGCTATCTCTTCAGCTGGAGCTCGAACGCGCTGCTTGAGATCCAGTGGCAGATGTTCGCGGGCATGGTGCTGCTGGGTGCGGCCTACACGCTGCGGATGAACGGGCACGTCCGGGTCGACCTGCTCTACGGCAACGTCAGCCATCGCAGCCGGCTCCTGATCGACATCTTCGGCCTGCTCTTCTTCTTCATGCCGGCCATCCTGTTCATGCTCTACCTCGCCTGGCCCTTCTTCCTGCAGTCGTGGAACCAGGGTGAGATGTCGATGAACGCCGGCGGCCTGATCCTGTGGCCGGTGAAG
The DNA window shown above is from Constrictibacter sp. MBR-5 and carries:
- a CDS encoding YifB family Mg chelatase-like AAA ATPase; this translates as MVARVSTVAFQGIEVVPVDVQVHVGAGLPNFLMVGLPDKAVGESRERVRSALEALGLAQPPQRVTANLAPADLLKEGSHFDLPVALALLVAMEVLSPEDVADYIVLGELGLDGSLAPVAGVLPAAMGAVAMGRGIVCPAGNGGEAAWAGDLEVLAAPNLLSLINHFKGRQVLSPPAPAPVEDVGWRYDLRDVKGQESGKRALEVAASGGHNLLFCGPPGAGKSMLAARLPGILPPLAAAEALEVSMVHSVAGLLRDGVLLRRRPFRDPHHSASVPALVGGGLRAKPGEVSLAHRGVLFLDELPEFPRAVLEALRQPLESGHATVSRANGHVTYPARVQLVAAMNPCRCGHLDDPVMGCGRAPRCAVDYQARLSGPLLDRIDLHVDMPRVDPADLALPPPAEGTAEVAARVARVREIQAERYARLAPDSGVHVNAAADGELLEAAAPLDPAGRRLLTDAAERLRLSARGWHRVLRVSRTLADMEGADSIARIHVAEALSYRRHPPARIRP
- a CDS encoding TRAP transporter small permease subunit, which encodes MERLLLVGRVVDRINAAVAVVAEYLVLLAVLISAGNAVVRYLFSWSSNALLEIQWQMFAGMVLLGAAYTLRMNGHVRVDLLYGNVSHRSRLLIDIFGLLFFFMPAILFMLYLAWPFFLQSWNQGEMSMNAGGLILWPVKSLLPLGFTLLLLQGLSELVKRFAALQGRLDLDTSYEKPVQ